The following proteins are encoded in a genomic region of Necator americanus strain Aroian chromosome II, whole genome shotgun sequence:
- a CDS encoding hypothetical protein (NECATOR_CHRII.G4614.T1), translated as MRLWLIIFLLLSVLSNVADSYVFPLCSRMFVKPKLSRKRCMTACTALRCKKGTCKRIRGQPKCSCKRFAILQETRITNPPAISVGDYTTVAMLMYCGDANEEGERERGCAVAMRNDYKNLVEEPQRRQDASMYVSEITQYANFGS; from the exons atgcgTCTCTGGCTAATTATTTTCCTACTATTGTCTGTACTCAGTAATGTAGCTGACTCCTATGTGTTCCCACTTTGCTCTCGGATGTTTGTTAAACCGAAATTATCCAGAAAGAGATGTATGACTGCATGCACTGCTCTA AGATGCAAAAAAGGAACGTGCAAGAGAATACGAGGCCAGCCGAAGTGTTCATGTAAACGAT TTGCTATACTGCAAGAAACACGCATCACAAATCCACCCGCCATCAGTGTCGGAGATTACACCACTGTGGCGATGCTAATGTACTGTGGCGATGCTAATGAAGAGGGAGAAAGGGAACGAGGATGTGCGGTGGCTatgaggaacgactacaagAACCTCGTTGAGGAACCTCAACGCCGTCAAGATGCGTCTATGTATGTTAGCGAAATAACACAGTATGCAAACTTCGGGTCGTAA
- a CDS encoding hypothetical protein (NECATOR_CHRII.G4614.T2), whose amino-acid sequence MTACTALRCKKGTCKRIRGQPKCSCKRFAILQETRITNPPAISVGDYTTVAMLMYCGDANEEGERERGCAVAMRNDYKNLVEEPQRRQDASMYVSEITQYANFGS is encoded by the exons ATGACTGCATGCACTGCTCTA AGATGCAAAAAAGGAACGTGCAAGAGAATACGAGGCCAGCCGAAGTGTTCATGTAAACGAT TTGCTATACTGCAAGAAACACGCATCACAAATCCACCCGCCATCAGTGTCGGAGATTACACCACTGTGGCGATGCTAATGTACTGTGGCGATGCTAATGAAGAGGGAGAAAGGGAACGAGGATGTGCGGTGGCTatgaggaacgactacaagAACCTCGTTGAGGAACCTCAACGCCGTCAAGATGCGTCTATGTATGTTAGCGAAATAACACAGTATGCAAACTTCGGGTCGTAA
- a CDS encoding hypothetical protein (NECATOR_CHRII.G4615.T1) yields the protein MRRWVILLLLFFTLAEVADSYVFPLCSRMFVKPTQSRRRCFSACNALGCTTGRCMRQRGRPKCGCKGCKPP from the exons ATGCGTCGTTGGGTGATTCTTCTGTTGCTCTTTTTTACTCTTGCTGAAGTAGCCGACTCCTATGTGTTCCCACTTTGCTCCAGGATGTTTGTTAAACCGACGCAATCTAGAAGGAGATGTTTTTCTGCATGCAATGCCTTA GGGTGCACAACTGGCCGGTGCATGCGACAACGAGGTCGGCCGAAGTGTGGATGTAAAGGATGCAAACCACCCTGA